A DNA window from Bradyrhizobium sp. CCBAU 53421 contains the following coding sequences:
- a CDS encoding LysR family transcriptional regulator — protein sequence MDWSDRIGRRIKLRDLHVMLAVAESGSMAKASQKLAISHPVVSKTISDLEQTLGVKLFDRTSRGVEVTNCGAALLKCGVSVFDEMRQGLKQIEFLTDPTSGELAVGCSEIMNAGIMPAICERLLQQHPGVQLQVIHADVALLQFNPLRERKVELMVGRLPDPFVEDDLAVEPLLQEPFVAVAGVNSPWARRRRVELADLMEESWVLPPLDSTPGRIISGIFVASGLKSPRPEIATLSIQLTTTLIATGKFVGVLPNSVAQFSSRRVGLKILPAKLPTTLDAIAILTVKNRTPGPLAKLFIEQARSVAKSLST from the coding sequence ATGGACTGGTCGGACCGCATCGGCCGCCGCATCAAGCTGCGCGACCTTCACGTGATGCTCGCCGTAGCAGAATCGGGCAGCATGGCGAAGGCATCGCAGAAGCTCGCGATCTCCCATCCCGTCGTGTCGAAGACAATTTCCGATCTCGAGCAAACGCTTGGGGTAAAGCTGTTCGATCGCACTTCGCGAGGGGTGGAAGTGACCAATTGCGGGGCAGCCCTGCTCAAATGCGGCGTCAGCGTCTTCGACGAGATGCGGCAGGGGCTGAAGCAGATTGAGTTTCTCACCGACCCGACGTCGGGCGAACTGGCGGTTGGTTGCTCCGAAATCATGAACGCCGGCATCATGCCGGCGATCTGTGAACGCCTGCTGCAGCAGCATCCGGGCGTGCAGTTGCAGGTGATCCACGCCGACGTCGCGCTGTTGCAGTTCAATCCGTTACGTGAGCGCAAGGTCGAACTCATGGTCGGGCGACTGCCGGATCCTTTTGTCGAGGATGACTTGGCGGTCGAGCCATTGCTGCAGGAGCCGTTTGTCGCGGTCGCCGGCGTGAACAGCCCGTGGGCGCGCCGGCGTCGCGTCGAGCTTGCCGATTTGATGGAGGAGTCCTGGGTGCTTCCGCCGCTCGACAGCACGCCTGGCAGAATCATCTCAGGAATATTCGTCGCCAGCGGATTGAAATCGCCGCGGCCAGAGATTGCCACGTTGTCCATTCAACTAACCACTACACTGATCGCGACCGGAAAATTCGTTGGCGTTCTGCCAAACTCCGTTGCTCAATTCAGTTCCCGACGCGTGGGATTGAAAATCCTGCCTGCAAAACTTCCGACTACGCTTGATGCGATCGCCATTCTCACCGTGAAAAACCGCACCCCGGGTCCGTTGGCGAAATTGTTCATTGAACAAGCGAGATCTGTGGCAAAATCGTTGTCGACGTGA
- a CDS encoding ABC transporter substrate-binding protein, whose protein sequence is MPRNSILSAAVLAASIAIAGSAGAQGTVKIGMVMPMTGALAGAGQQVLAGARLYIKQHGDIVAGKRIELIVRDDASSGETGQRLIQELVVNDQVDVIGGSLTADLMPSASFVTKAQKPTVIMISSTTAVIEKSPFFVRTSCTLAQSSAILADWAVKKGLGKAVTLVTEFAPGLEAEETFTNNYKAAGGQVAEAIRVPVRSPDFAPFLQRVKEAAPQALFVFVPSSQAAVFARQFVERGLDKSGIALIGPGDLTDDEALPNMGDVMLGAVTAHFYSSAHASALNKAFTEAYQKETKARANFMAVSGYDGMHLIYEALKKTAGSTDGRTLVGAMKGMAWDSPRGPMSIDKNSGEVVHNIYIRRVERVDGELRNVEFETFRNVRDPSVAAAK, encoded by the coding sequence ATGCCAAGGAATTCAATCCTTTCGGCTGCCGTTCTCGCAGCCTCGATCGCCATAGCCGGCAGCGCCGGCGCGCAAGGCACCGTCAAGATCGGGATGGTCATGCCAATGACCGGCGCGTTGGCAGGGGCAGGGCAACAAGTGCTTGCGGGCGCTCGCCTTTATATCAAGCAGCACGGCGACATCGTGGCCGGCAAGCGGATCGAACTGATCGTCCGGGACGACGCCTCGTCCGGCGAAACCGGCCAGCGCCTGATCCAGGAACTCGTCGTCAACGATCAGGTCGACGTGATCGGCGGCAGCCTGACGGCCGACCTTATGCCCAGCGCATCGTTTGTCACCAAGGCGCAGAAGCCGACTGTGATCATGATTTCAAGCACAACGGCCGTGATCGAGAAGTCGCCGTTCTTCGTGCGGACGAGCTGCACGCTGGCGCAATCCTCGGCCATCCTCGCGGACTGGGCCGTGAAGAAGGGGCTCGGCAAGGCGGTGACGCTGGTCACCGAATTCGCGCCTGGGCTTGAGGCAGAAGAAACCTTCACCAACAACTACAAGGCGGCCGGGGGCCAGGTCGCCGAGGCGATCCGCGTACCGGTCCGCAGTCCAGACTTTGCGCCGTTTCTACAACGGGTCAAGGAGGCTGCTCCGCAGGCACTGTTCGTGTTCGTGCCGTCCTCGCAGGCCGCGGTGTTCGCCAGACAGTTCGTCGAACGTGGCCTCGACAAGTCCGGTATTGCGCTGATCGGGCCCGGCGATCTCACTGACGACGAAGCCCTGCCGAACATGGGCGACGTCATGCTTGGAGCTGTGACGGCGCATTTCTACTCGAGTGCGCACGCGTCCGCCCTGAACAAGGCGTTTACAGAGGCCTACCAGAAGGAGACCAAGGCGCGCGCGAATTTCATGGCCGTGTCAGGCTATGACGGCATGCACCTGATCTATGAAGCCTTGAAAAAGACCGCCGGCTCGACCGACGGCAGGACCCTCGTCGGCGCAATGAAGGGCATGGCCTGGGATAGCCCGCGTGGACCGATGTCGATCGACAAGAACAGCGGCGAGGTCGTCCACAACATCTACATCCGCAGGGTCGAGAGGGTGGATGGCGAACTGCGAAATGTCGAGTTCGAGACCTTCCGCAATGTCAGGGATCCTAGCGTGGCTGCCGCGAAATGA
- a CDS encoding flavin-dependent oxidoreductase, whose product MHVIVTGGGIGGLSLALSLHQVGIRVRVYEAVRDPLPLGVGINLQPTAVRELTELGLGDALAETGIATQRLKLCNKFGQLIHDEPRGLAAGYRWPQISIHRGELQLMLLRAVRERIGDGNVRTGMRLRGFEQRGGRVRARFSDEDSGSDLFEEADILVGADGIHSAARRQVYPDEGVPRFAHQILWRAAIEAQPFLDGQTMVIAGHFDQRIVVYPIGKTAGGKLLTNWICQMTVPDRAPIPEHWNRRVGKEKVLSAFERWRFPWLDLPTLIERSQDIYEFPLVDRDPVPAWSFGCVTLLGDAAHPMQPIGSQAGSQAILDARTLTRALAETDDPVAALERYDAERRPAMNDIILRNRNLGPEAAMQLVEERAPSGFARIEDVISQHELDVITRSFATAAGLDVATVNHRPSYLAP is encoded by the coding sequence GTGCATGTCATCGTCACCGGAGGCGGCATTGGCGGGCTGAGCCTTGCGCTCAGCCTGCATCAGGTGGGAATACGCGTCCGCGTCTACGAAGCGGTGCGCGATCCTCTCCCGCTCGGCGTCGGCATCAACCTGCAGCCCACGGCGGTACGCGAGTTGACCGAGCTTGGACTCGGCGATGCTCTTGCAGAGACCGGAATCGCCACGCAGCGATTGAAACTCTGCAACAAGTTTGGGCAATTGATCCATGATGAGCCGAGGGGATTGGCAGCAGGATATCGCTGGCCGCAAATTTCCATCCATCGCGGAGAACTCCAACTTATGCTGCTTCGCGCGGTGCGAGAGCGGATCGGCGACGGAAATGTCCGCACGGGAATGAGGCTTAGAGGCTTCGAGCAGCGCGGTGGGCGCGTGCGGGCTCGCTTCAGCGATGAGGACTCCGGTTCAGACCTGTTTGAAGAGGCCGACATCCTCGTCGGCGCCGACGGCATTCATTCCGCCGCGCGGCGCCAGGTTTATCCTGACGAAGGAGTGCCACGCTTCGCTCACCAGATCCTGTGGCGTGCGGCGATCGAGGCCCAACCGTTCCTCGATGGGCAGACGATGGTCATCGCCGGGCATTTCGATCAGCGAATTGTCGTCTATCCGATCGGCAAGACTGCAGGAGGCAAGTTGCTCACCAACTGGATTTGTCAGATGACGGTGCCCGATCGGGCGCCAATCCCAGAACACTGGAATCGACGCGTCGGGAAGGAAAAGGTGCTTTCGGCATTTGAGCGCTGGCGATTTCCCTGGCTCGACCTGCCGACACTGATCGAACGATCGCAGGACATCTACGAGTTTCCACTCGTCGATCGCGACCCGGTTCCGGCGTGGTCATTCGGCTGCGTCACTCTCCTCGGCGATGCGGCACATCCCATGCAGCCGATCGGTAGCCAGGCCGGTTCGCAAGCGATCCTGGACGCCCGCACCCTTACCCGCGCTCTGGCTGAGACTGATGATCCCGTTGCCGCGCTGGAACGCTACGACGCGGAGCGTCGGCCCGCAATGAACGACATTATCCTGCGAAATCGGAATCTCGGACCTGAAGCCGCGATGCAGCTTGTAGAGGAACGAGCGCCGAGCGGGTTTGCCCGCATCGAAGACGTGATCTCGCAACATGAGCTCGACGTCATCACAAGATCCTTCGCCACGGCCGCGGGCCTCGATGTCGCAACAGTCAATCACAGGCCGTCGTATCTGGCTCCGTAG
- a CDS encoding AraC family transcriptional regulator has protein sequence MLFETGLRGAALALIGLLAIIGLPGTLRSSIGRATLLFDLCVIAFLIETAPGIHEGLAWWIIPLRILSNSIAGVFVVWAETVFGDASEATRWRWVVFVAVLPLAAVATLSGSSLAWNATHAVTLIVVVIETARVLAGRKADLVEGRRRFRIIFACAVGLVILATTLLDAAGVSWLPGLSAVLGLAIVAAMTRLRAVMPEPTLEPAPAARGGLTISVAATEMSAEERQLAERLRRAMEQDRAYRDPDLSVDRLAERLGVPEYRLRRTINQRLGYRNFTDFVNEHRLKEAREALSDPAQSRVPVLTIALDAGWGSIGPFNRAFKGQTGQTPTEFRRRALADFAIGHVLPVSARSDATSGKTPTSA, from the coding sequence ATGCTGTTCGAAACGGGGCTCCGAGGCGCCGCGCTGGCGCTGATCGGCTTACTTGCGATCATTGGCCTTCCCGGCACGCTTCGATCGTCGATCGGTCGCGCCACACTGCTGTTCGACCTGTGCGTCATCGCGTTCCTCATCGAAACGGCTCCCGGAATACACGAAGGGCTCGCCTGGTGGATCATTCCACTGCGGATTCTCAGCAACTCGATCGCGGGCGTTTTCGTCGTGTGGGCCGAGACAGTGTTCGGGGATGCATCCGAGGCGACGCGATGGCGGTGGGTGGTCTTCGTTGCCGTTTTGCCGCTCGCAGCGGTGGCAACCTTGTCCGGCTCGAGCTTGGCCTGGAATGCGACGCATGCTGTGACGCTGATCGTGGTCGTCATCGAAACCGCTCGGGTACTTGCAGGACGTAAGGCAGACCTGGTCGAGGGGCGACGGCGCTTCAGGATTATTTTCGCCTGCGCCGTGGGTCTGGTCATTCTGGCGACAACGCTGCTCGACGCAGCCGGTGTCAGCTGGCTCCCCGGGCTTTCGGCCGTGCTGGGCTTGGCCATCGTCGCCGCGATGACACGTCTGCGTGCTGTCATGCCTGAGCCAACGCTTGAACCGGCGCCAGCTGCGCGAGGGGGCCTTACGATCTCCGTCGCGGCAACGGAGATGAGCGCCGAGGAGCGCCAACTGGCGGAGCGGCTGCGGCGGGCGATGGAGCAAGACCGTGCCTACCGCGACCCGGACCTTTCGGTGGATCGACTGGCCGAGCGGTTGGGGGTGCCTGAGTATCGTCTCCGGCGAACCATCAACCAGCGCCTCGGCTATCGGAACTTCACTGATTTCGTCAACGAGCACCGGTTGAAAGAGGCGCGGGAGGCGTTGTCTGACCCTGCGCAATCGCGCGTCCCGGTCCTTACCATCGCCCTCGATGCCGGTTGGGGATCGATCGGTCCGTTCAATCGCGCCTTCAAGGGTCAAACCGGCCAAACGCCCACTGAATTCCGCCGCCGCGCGCTGGCCGATTTCGCAATCGGCCATGTTTTGCCGGTATCGGCCAGGTCCGACGCGACTTCCGGCAAGACCCCGACCTCGGCATGA
- a CDS encoding acyltransferase: protein MPGERPSHRLLYIDNLRWSAISMVVVMHAAVTYSPFGEWYYREHPELGIGAKVGFAAYQSFQHAVAMGLLFGLAGFFSAGAVARNGVRSFVRERLQRLGLPLLLYVTLIGPLTEYFVAGSWRSNPPRTFVQDWWLHLRSGELLDGSGPLWFCLVLLLFSAAYAVVCQVRPMQFARRDPPSAGAVLGYATLIAIVTFVVGAAFPNATTVLNIDVHDFPQYPFMYVAGIAAWKGDWLRQIPSRVGRRWLWNGIWIGGALWIILVVAGGAMRGDVSPYGGGWHWQAAGIDAWRSFTCLALSLGAIVLYRDRFDGQGPIARFLTRNAFGVYVLHAPILVAITRLLHLLPASIALKFALASLGGILASFLIVGFVARRTPGLRAVL, encoded by the coding sequence ATGCCTGGAGAGAGACCGAGCCATCGCCTGCTATATATCGACAACCTGCGTTGGTCAGCGATCAGCATGGTCGTCGTCATGCATGCGGCCGTGACTTACTCGCCGTTTGGCGAGTGGTACTACCGTGAGCATCCGGAGCTGGGTATCGGAGCGAAGGTTGGCTTCGCTGCCTATCAATCCTTCCAGCACGCGGTGGCAATGGGTTTGCTTTTCGGCCTGGCAGGCTTCTTTTCAGCCGGTGCCGTTGCACGCAATGGCGTCCGTAGCTTCGTCCGCGAGCGTCTGCAAAGACTTGGCCTGCCATTGCTGCTCTATGTGACCTTGATCGGTCCGCTGACCGAATATTTCGTCGCAGGGTCGTGGCGGTCGAACCCGCCGCGAACGTTCGTCCAGGATTGGTGGCTGCACCTTCGTTCAGGGGAACTCCTCGACGGCTCGGGACCCCTGTGGTTCTGTCTGGTGCTTCTCCTGTTCTCCGCTGCCTACGCGGTGGTGTGCCAGGTACGCCCGATGCAGTTCGCTCGGCGTGATCCGCCTTCGGCGGGGGCCGTGTTAGGTTACGCGACCCTGATTGCCATCGTGACCTTCGTCGTCGGCGCTGCTTTTCCGAACGCGACGACTGTTCTCAACATCGATGTGCACGACTTTCCGCAATACCCCTTCATGTACGTTGCCGGAATTGCCGCATGGAAAGGTGACTGGTTACGCCAGATACCATCCCGCGTCGGAAGGCGTTGGTTGTGGAATGGCATTTGGATCGGTGGTGCGCTGTGGATCATCCTCGTCGTTGCTGGCGGCGCCATGCGCGGCGACGTGTCCCCCTATGGCGGGGGCTGGCACTGGCAGGCCGCCGGCATCGACGCCTGGCGCTCATTCACCTGTCTTGCTCTCTCGCTAGGGGCGATCGTCCTCTACCGAGACCGCTTTGACGGCCAAGGACCGATCGCTCGATTCCTCACGCGCAATGCGTTTGGCGTCTACGTCCTGCACGCGCCGATCCTGGTCGCGATTACGCGTCTGCTGCACCTTCTACCTGCTTCAATTGCCCTCAAGTTCGCGCTCGCCAGTCTGGGCGGCATCCTGGCAAGCTTTCTCATCGTCGGCTTTGTGGCCCGGCGAACACCTGGTTTGCGCGCGGTTCTCTGA